In the genome of Pelosinus sp. IPA-1, one region contains:
- a CDS encoding antitoxin VbhA family protein codes for MDRKKAVEEAIASLKMEGFVFTEEELALFDRYAKGEISSDDIRKNTYEKIARWKIESPESFAKE; via the coding sequence ATGGATAGAAAAAAAGCGGTTGAAGAAGCTATTGCATCTTTAAAAATGGAGGGCTTTGTTTTTACGGAAGAAGAGTTAGCTCTTTTTGATAGATATGCTAAAGGCGAAATATCTTCGGATGATATCAGAAAAAATACTTACGAAAAAATAGCACGTTGGAAAATTGAAAGTCCGGAATCTTTTGCAAAGGAATAA